A segment of the Aureliella helgolandensis genome:
ATTAATGTGATACCGTACTATGGACTCGATTCAAGGCCGCGCACTGGTTGCCTCTCCCTACCTCAACGACCCCAATTTCTTGAGATCGGTCGTCTATGTCTTGCAGCACGATGAAGAAGGGGCGTTCGGCCTAGTGCTGAACCGTCCAACGCAGGCCACGATTGGAGAATTGATGGAGCAGTTGGGGGAAACGTCCGTCGTCAATGATGCGAATGTGTATTGGGGAGGGCCCGTGGATGGTCCTTTGATGCTATTGCAAGAAGCGGTGAGTCCCAGTGGCGACCATGCGATTTTTGCTGCCTCGGATCAAGCCAAAATCTTAAAGATCTGTGTGGGCAATGAGATGGAAGAGGTCGGGGCTGGCCGCTATCGAATCTTTGACGGTTACGCCGGGTGGGGAGCAGAGCAATTGAATCGCGAGCTCAAGTCGGGGGATTGGCTGTTGTGGGATGTGACTCCCAACCACATTTTCACCGAAGTTGATGAATTGTGGGAATCGGCCATCAAGTCCATCGGTCGCGATGTACTGGCCGGAGGGATTGACCGTTCGCGCATTCCCGAAGATCCAGCCTTCAACTAGGCGACATTCCATCTTGGCGAAGTAAAGCGTTTATGCGCACGATTGCTATCGGGGATATTCACGGATGTTCAAAAGCTCTCGATGGTCTGTTGCAGATCCTCGACCCTCAACCCGCTGACTGCTTAGTCTTTCTGGGGGACTATGTGGATCGAGGACCCGACAGTCGGGGGGTGATCGATATGCTTTTGGAGCTCGAGGGGCGATGTAAAACGGTATTCTTGCGCGGCAACCATGAGATTATGTTCAGCGGCGTTTTGCGCGGTCTAGAGCCAACGCTTTGGATGCAGAACGGTGGCAGTCAAACGCTCACCAGCTACGGTGGTTTGCTGGATCACGTTCCCGATCGCCATCGCGAGTTCCTGCAGAACTGTGTTCCGCACTACGAGACGGAAAAGTCCATGTTTGTGCATGCCAACTATGTGGCGGACCTACCGT
Coding sequences within it:
- a CDS encoding YqgE/AlgH family protein, with the translated sequence MDSIQGRALVASPYLNDPNFLRSVVYVLQHDEEGAFGLVLNRPTQATIGELMEQLGETSVVNDANVYWGGPVDGPLMLLQEAVSPSGDHAIFAASDQAKILKICVGNEMEEVGAGRYRIFDGYAGWGAEQLNRELKSGDWLLWDVTPNHIFTEVDELWESAIKSIGRDVLAGGIDRSRIPEDPAFN
- a CDS encoding metallophosphoesterase family protein; the protein is MRTIAIGDIHGCSKALDGLLQILDPQPADCLVFLGDYVDRGPDSRGVIDMLLELEGRCKTVFLRGNHEIMFSGVLRGLEPTLWMQNGGSQTLTSYGGLLDHVPDRHREFLQNCVPHYETEKSMFVHANYVADLPLDQQPDLALYWEHLNDRWPEPHVSGKHVYCGHTPQTGGQIGWYSHFTCIDTCCFGGNWLTAVDVDSWESWQVSRQGHLRENWRLLKKIVQKIRKNARRYRS